One window from the genome of Maylandia zebra isolate NMK-2024a linkage group LG18, Mzebra_GT3a, whole genome shotgun sequence encodes:
- the LOC106676506 gene encoding E3 ubiquitin/ISG15 ligase TRIM25-like, which yields MAIKRVDLDQDAFSCSICLDLLKDPVTLPCGHSYCMNCIESFWDEEEKKKIYSCPQCRRTFTARPVLVKNTMLADLVEELKKTGLQAAPADHCYAGPEDVACDVCTGRKMKAVKFCLVCLVSYCEKHLQPHYDSPTFKKHKLVEPSKKLQEKICSRHDEVMKMFCRTDQQSICYLCSVDEHKGHDTVSAAAERTERQRELEVSRQNMQQRIQDREKDVKLLQQEVEAINQSADQTVEHSEKIFTELIHLIQKRSSDVKQQIRSQQETEVSRVKELQEKLEQEITELKRKDAELKQLSHTEDHIQFLHNYPSLSALSESICFITIHSFCLQHFDREQRALSETRDILQSILREKWTNVLMKITNVDGSLPESEPKTRDEFLKYSCEITLDPNTANKYVLLSEKNRKATFMTVIQCYPNHPDRCTARGHSNNK from the coding sequence ATGGCGATAAAAAGAGTTGATCTGGATCAGGACGCCTTCTCTTGTTCGATCTGTTTGGATCTACTGAAGGATCCGGTGACTCTTccctgtggacacagctactgcatGAACTGTATTGAAAGCTTCTGGgatgaagaggaaaagaagaaaatctacagctgccctcagtgccGGAGGACTTTCACAGCGAGGCCTGTCCTGGTGAAAAACACCATGTTAGCAGATTtagtggaggagctgaagaagactggactccaagctgctcctgctgatcactgctatgctggacctgaagatgtggcctgtgatgtctgcactgggagaaaaatgaaagcagtgAAGTTCTGTTTGGTGTGTTTGGTTTCTTACTGTGAGAAACACCTTCAGCCTCATTATGATTCACCTACATTcaagaaacacaagctggtggagccctccaagaagctccaggagaagatctgctctcgtcatgatgaggtgatgaagatgttctgccgtactgatcagcagagtatctgttatctctgctctgtggatgaacataaaggccacgacacagtctcagctgcagcagaaaggactgagaggcagagagagctggAGGTGAGTCGACAAAACATGCAGCAGAGAatccaggacagagagaaagatgtgaagctgcttcaacaggaggtggaggccatcaatcagtctgctgatcaaacagtggagcacagtgagaagatcttcactgagctgatccatctcatccagaaaagaagctctgatgtgaagcagcagatcagatcccagcaggaaactgaagtgagtcgagtcaaagagcttcaggagaagctggagcaggagatcactgagctgaagaggaaagatgctgagctgaagcagctctcacacacagaggatcacatccagtttctacacaactacccctcactgtcagcactcagtgagTCTATATGCTTTATTACAATCCACTCCTTTTGTCTGCAGCATTTTGACAGAGAGCAAAGGGCACTATCAGAGACCAGAGATATACTACAATCAATTTTAAGAGAGAAATGGACAAACGTCTTAATGAAAATCACTAATGTGGATGGTTCACTACCAGAATCTGAGCCAAAGACCAGAGATGaattcttaaaatattcatgtgAAATCACAttggatccaaacacagcaaacaaatATGTGTTACtatcagaaaaaaacagaaaagcgaCGTTCATGACGGTAATACAATGTTATCCTAATCATCCGGACAGATGTACTGCTAGAGGTCACAGtaacaacaaataa